The following are from one region of the Bacteroidota bacterium genome:
- a CDS encoding helix-turn-helix transcriptional regulator, with translation MVINGNKYCFRLRNEDFHCALDITMRYIGGKWKAVVLWYLIGGKKRFGELKAHIPDITDKMLSLQLKALEEDGMITRTVYAEVPPRVEYALSAEGETLIPAIQAIAQWGRNKAESEGKLVRLDE, from the coding sequence ATGGTAATAAACGGGAATAAATACTGCTTTCGCCTACGCAACGAGGATTTCCACTGCGCCCTGGATATAACCATGCGCTACATAGGCGGTAAATGGAAAGCGGTGGTGCTGTGGTACCTGATTGGGGGTAAAAAGCGATTCGGTGAGCTGAAAGCCCATATACCCGACATTACCGACAAGATGCTCTCGCTACAGCTAAAGGCGCTGGAAGAGGACGGGATGATAACCCGAACGGTGTACGCAGAGGTGCCCCCCCGCGTGGAGTATGCCCTGTCTGCCGAAGGCGAGACGCTCATACCGGCCATACAAGCCATAGCCCAGTGGGGGCGAAACAAGGCAGAAAGCGAGGGAAAGCTGGTAAGGCTGGACGAGTAG
- a CDS encoding leucine-rich repeat domain-containing protein, with the protein MYKWILCVSLSGLFLSASGQGPQLLSKSQLEAQVKFLRLKDALPQPGYCLHLDLSFHELWELDAAIAALTYTQYLNLSYNNLKTLPAEVGELAHLQYANLSYNYLESLPYAPCQWLFLRQLDLSHNRLHELPFCIGAWQMLEQLDLSHNRLKTLPEGIGDCAALEELDLHYSGLSALPNTLFTLPRLRRLNAATNRLGALPENLGDARMLEELDLSYNVLATLPPSLVLLGQLKRLNLRGNQLKTLPNGIERLVGLQQLDIRNNAFDKEQIERIRALLSATDVLY; encoded by the coding sequence ATGTATAAATGGATCCTGTGTGTCTCCTTGTCGGGTCTTTTCCTTTCGGCCAGCGGCCAGGGGCCCCAGCTGCTGTCCAAGTCTCAGCTGGAAGCGCAGGTGAAGTTTCTGCGCCTAAAGGATGCCCTGCCACAGCCCGGCTACTGCCTGCACCTGGATCTGAGCTTTCATGAGCTGTGGGAGCTAGACGCTGCAATAGCTGCACTTACCTACACCCAGTACCTCAACCTTTCGTACAACAACCTGAAGACCCTGCCCGCTGAGGTGGGCGAGCTGGCACACCTGCAGTATGCCAACTTGAGCTATAACTACCTGGAGTCTCTGCCTTACGCCCCCTGCCAGTGGCTCTTCTTACGCCAGCTGGACCTGAGCCACAACCGCCTGCACGAGCTACCCTTCTGTATCGGTGCCTGGCAGATGCTGGAGCAGCTGGACCTGAGCCACAACCGCCTGAAAACCCTCCCCGAGGGCATTGGCGACTGCGCAGCCCTGGAGGAGCTGGACCTGCACTATAGCGGGCTAAGTGCGCTGCCCAATACGCTATTCACCCTGCCCCGCCTGCGCAGGCTGAATGCAGCCACCAACCGCCTGGGTGCCCTGCCAGAAAACCTGGGAGACGCCCGGATGCTGGAGGAGCTGGACCTGAGCTACAATGTGCTGGCCACGCTGCCACCCAGCCTGGTGCTACTCGGCCAGCTGAAGCGGCTAAACCTGCGGGGAAACCAGCTGAAGACCCTGCCCAATGGCATAGAGCGCCTGGTGGGCCTGCAGCAGCTGGATATCCGAAACAATGCATTTGACAAGGAGCAGATAGAGCGGATACGCGCCCTGCTATCTGCCACCGACGTTTTATACTAA